The following are encoded in a window of Labrus bergylta chromosome 16, fLabBer1.1, whole genome shotgun sequence genomic DNA:
- the LOC136183043 gene encoding ras-related protein Rab-26, whose translation MVDTEARRRAMVSSDSAYGSSAEDGLTPTSIIYPYDEDLIHKTILVGDSGVGKTSLLVQFDQGKFIPGSFTSTVGIGFTVSPDSFLNVT comes from the exons ATGGTCGACACGGAGGCTCGGAGGAGGGCGATGGTTTCCTCTGACAGTGCGTACGGATCATCAGCAGAGGACGGACTCACTCCAACATCCATCATCTACCCGTATGATGAAGACCTGATACACAAG ACGATCCTGGTCGGGGACAGCGGCGTCGGGAAGACGTCTCTGCTCGTTCAGTTCGATCAGGGGAAGTTCATCCCGGGCTCCTTCACCTCCACCGTGGGCATCGGATTTACAGTTAGTCCAGACTCCTTCCTGAACGTCACCTGA
- the xylt2 gene encoding xylosyltransferase 2 encodes MVASARVQKLLRRYKLAIAAALTILLVQGLVVWSLRSLEEGEAERKTRRSKLPDNNSQDSKRDPSLWDKQKSPSGRNKGRWSPKLERTGGTAASALRRGTSRRGEKPSIRLKSPQERGMTGAGLEGVLLHDPSSSRNLSETRGGGNDGAAKLPAAILGEPGSVDGAHQAPSSDFVPKCDIMGKDALSALHRAGSQQCRQEIGNIVCQHQAGQLMPETLPQFCPQLGVVNPVQAVGELDNSLSSVENPVRVAFVLMVHGRAVRQLKRLIKAIYHRDHYYYIHVDKRSGYLHREVLQIAEQYPNIRATPWRMVTIWGGASLLKAYLHSMQDLLTMLDWKWDFFINLSATDFPTRTNDELVSFLSQQRDKNFLKSHGRENARFIKKQGLDRLFHECDNHMWRLGERSIPDGLEVSGGSDWFALTRRFVEYVINSQDALVSGLKQFYSYALLPAESFFHTVLGNSHMCDSLVDNNLRVTNWNRKLGCKCQYKHIVDWCGCSPNDFKPQDLIRIQQLSRPTFFARKFESSVNQEAIDILDTHLYGQYAPGTVAVKAYWESVFEQLDGMGSLSDVALTAYTAFFRLGLKHLETSQSSVDACRFEPVGLPLSVHLYFYDDRFQGYLVRQEVQAAGSTVRETLEMWAVPQATLVLETNLKEFERLKNLEIGTDWDPKERIFRNFGGLIGPLSEPLAVQKWARGPNLTATIVWIDPALVVAASYDITVDVDAEYTQYKPPLQRPLRPGTWTVRVLKQWELVAEVRFLVTPLTFKDKEPFRKDEDSWLHAGPPGNLYLEQSFQTLSSVLKLPPQAAALQEAQQRAQLVGQSLEAWVDSSVRTYWVTGDVCSTQTSSSSCPAVGPCSKTSWSALSPDPKSELGAVKSDGRIR; translated from the exons aggAAAACACGGCGCTCTAAACTGCCTGATAACAACAGCCAGGACTCAAAGAGAGACCCGTCGCTTTGGGACAAACAGAAGTCTCCGTCGGGGAGGAATAAGGGCCGATGGAGCCCCAAGCTGGAGAGGACGGGGGGCACGGCGGCCAGCGCCCTGAGACGAGGGACCAGCCGGCGAGGAGAGAAGCCCAGCATCCGGCTGAAATCTCCCCAGGAGCGAGGGATGACCGGAGCGGGACTGGAAGGCGTGCTCCTCCACGACCCGTCCAGCAGCCGCAACCTCAGCGAGACACGAGGAGGGGGCAACGACGGGGCGGCTAAGTTGCCTGCCGCCATTCTGGGGGAGCCGGGCAGCGTGGACGGAGCGCACCAAGCCCCCAGCAGTGACTTTGTGCCTAAATGCGACATCATGGGGAAGGACGCTCTGTCCGCCCTTCATCGCGCCGGGTCGCAGCAGTGCCGCCAGGAGATCGGCAACATCGTGTGTCAGCATCAAGCCGGGCAGCTCATGCCAGAGACCCTCCCTCAGTTCTGCCCCCAACTTG GTGTAGTGAATCCGGTCCAGGCGGTCGGCGAGCTGGACAACAGCCTGTCCTCGGTGGAGAATCCGGTGAGAGTGGCGTTCGTCCTTATGGTCCACGGTCGAGCTGTACGGCAGCTCAAACGCCTCATCAAAGCCATTTATCACCGTGACCACTACTACTACATCCACGTGGACAAG CGCTCTGGTTACCTGCATCGGGAGGTCCTGCAGATAGCCGAGCAGTACCCGAACATACGAGCCACGCCCTGGAGGATGGTCACCATCTGGGGCGGGGCCAGCCTGCTGAAGGCGTACCTCCACAGCATGCAGGACCTGCTCACCATGCTGGACTGGAAGTGGGACTTCTTCATCAACCTCAGCGCCACCGATTTCCCCACCAG GACCAACGACGAGCTGGTGTCGTTTCTATCGCAACAACGAGACAAAAACTTCCTCAAGTCCCACGGGAGAGAAAACGCCCG GTTTATCAAGAAGCAAGGCCTCGACCGTCTCTTCCACGAGTGCGACAACCACATGTGGCGTCTGGGCGAACGCAGCATCCCCGACGGCCTGGAGGTCTCTGGCGGCTCTGATTGGTTCGCGCTCACCCGCCGCTTCGTGGAGTACGTCATCAACTCCCAGGATGCACTGGTGTCGGGGCTGAAGCAGTTCTACTCTTACGCTCTGCTCCCCGCCGAG tcctTCTTCCACACTGTGCTCGGGAACAGCCACATGTGCGACTCGCTGGTCGACAACAACCTGCGAGTCACAAACTGGAACCGTAAGCTGGGCTGCAAATGTCAGTACAAACACATCGTGGACTGGTGCGGCTGCTCTCCCAACGACTTCAAACCACAAGACCTCATCAGGATCCAG CAACTGAGCCGCCCGACTTTCTTCGCCCGTAAGTTTGAGTCGTCGGTGAACCAGGAGGCCATCGACATCCTGGACACTCACCTGTACGGTCAGTACGCACCGGGCACCGTGGCTGTCAAGGCGTACTGGGAGAGTGTGTTTGAGCAGCTGGACGGCATGGGCTCGCTCAGCGACGTCGCTCTCACCGCCTACACGGCGTTCTTTCGCCTCGGCCTCAAACACCTGGAGACTTCTCAGAGCAGCGTGGACGCCTGCAG GTTTGAACCAGTAGGCCTCCCTCTCTCAGTGCACCTCTACTTCTATGACGACCGTTTCCAAGGTTACCTGGTGCGTCAGGAGGTCCAGGCGGCAGGCTCAACGGTCAGAGAGACGCTGGAGATGTGGGCGGTCCCTCAGGCGACGCTCGTCCTTGAGACCAACCTGAAGGAGTTTGAGAGGCTGAAGAATCTGGAG ATCGGTACGGATTGGGATCCTAAAGAAAGAATCTTCCGGAACTTTGGCGGGTTGATCGGCCCGTTGAGTGAACCCCTGGCGGTCCAGAAGTGGGCGCGCGGTCCTAACCTCACCGCCACCATCGTTTGGATTGACCCGGCTCTGGTGGTGGCGGCGTCTTATGACATCACCGTGGACGTGGACGCAGAGTACACGCAGTACAAGCCACCGCTGCAGCGCCCCCTACGGCCCGGCACCTGGACCGTGCGCGTGTTGAAACAGTGGGAGCTCGTGGCGGAGGTCCGGTTCCTCGTCACGCCGCTGACCTTTAAAGATAAGGAGCCGTTCCGTAAAG ACGAGGACAGCTGGCTCCACGCCGGTCCTCCAGGTAACCTGTACCTGGAGCAGAGCTTCCAGACTCTGAGCTCCGTGCTCAAGCTTCCTCCTCAGGCGGCCGCGCTGCAGGAGGCTCAGCAGAGAGCGCAGCTGGTGGGTCAGAGCCTGGAGGCGTGGGTGGACAGCAGCGTGCGGACCTACTGGGTCACAGGAGACGTGTGCTCCACACagacttcttcctcctcctgccccGCTGTGGGACCCTGCTCCAAGACCTCCTGGAGTGCTTTGTCCCCAGATCCAAAGTCTGAACTGGGTGCTGTGAAAAGTGACGGCAGGATCAGGTAG